Proteins encoded within one genomic window of Phototrophicus methaneseepsis:
- a CDS encoding phosphoribosylaminoimidazolesuccinocarboxamide synthase: MTSVDVAGLGEKQTGKVRDIYTLGDKRVLITTDRVSAFDSVVGAIPYKGQVLNQLSVWWFKQMEDIVANHLISAPDPNVTLAREADPLPVEIIVRGYITGVTSTSLWTLYNAGERKPYGISLPDGLKKDDPLPEPIITPTTKAEAGQHDERLTRDEILERGIVEPELYKKVEEAAIAVFKRGQEIAQKGGLILVDTKYEFGLIDGELALIDEINTPDSSRFWVAETYGKGEEPENFDKEYLRKWFKSVGYSGDGDIPAIPDEFAAELAGRYIAAYEKLTGETFVPGELPAQPRIQAALAGIAS, from the coding sequence ATGACCTCGGTTGACGTTGCCGGACTTGGTGAGAAGCAGACCGGCAAAGTTCGTGATATTTACACCCTTGGCGATAAGCGCGTGCTCATTACGACTGATCGTGTGAGCGCCTTCGATAGCGTCGTCGGTGCCATCCCCTATAAAGGGCAGGTGCTCAATCAGTTGAGCGTCTGGTGGTTTAAGCAGATGGAAGACATTGTCGCCAACCATCTCATCAGCGCACCGGACCCCAATGTCACGCTCGCGCGCGAAGCTGACCCGCTGCCCGTCGAAATTATTGTGCGCGGCTACATCACAGGCGTAACTAGCACATCATTATGGACGCTTTACAATGCTGGCGAGCGCAAGCCGTATGGCATTTCGCTGCCGGATGGCCTCAAAAAGGATGATCCGCTGCCAGAACCGATCATTACGCCGACCACCAAGGCGGAAGCGGGCCAACATGATGAACGCCTCACCCGTGATGAAATTTTGGAGCGTGGCATCGTCGAGCCAGAGCTGTACAAGAAGGTTGAAGAAGCGGCTATCGCTGTCTTCAAACGCGGGCAGGAAATCGCCCAAAAAGGCGGCCTGATCCTTGTAGATACCAAGTACGAATTTGGCTTGATTGATGGTGAACTGGCCCTGATTGATGAGATCAACACGCCGGATAGCAGCCGCTTCTGGGTGGCTGAGACTTATGGCAAGGGTGAGGAGCCAGAGAACTTCGATAAGGAATATCTGCGCAAGTGGTTTAAGTCTGTTGGCTACAGTGGCGATGGCGACATCCCGGCGATTCCCGATGAATTCGCTGCTGAACTGGCTGGCCGTTATATCGCAGCCTATGAAAAGCTCACTGGTGAAACATTCGTCCCCGGTGAACTGCCCGCCCAACCCCGTATTCAGGCCGCTCTTGCTGGCATTGCCTCATAA
- the purL gene encoding phosphoribosylformylglycinamidine synthase subunit PurL, giving the protein MAHFTYRIEVFTQGDHLIQGDHVGDAAQAANRFVEAAHQLNIENLTGCFAARLYFLHGAFTPSQLDEIARLLLADTVTEQYVISPIETPYDLGDAYTHHIEVATLPGVTNAVADNLAQRVRQLGIGELAWAAVGDRYALSGELKQDELHQLAENLFANVVIHQYTIDAPIVPQGIATTANDTVETVPVQGIEDEGLLQISQERRLALDLNEMRAIRDYFEEEKRDPTDLEIEMIAQTWSEHCVHKTFRATIDYDGPQGKETIHGLLKQYIRAATEKLDKPWLRSVFVDNAGIIRFDDQYDLAFKVETHNRPSAIEPFGGANTGVGGVVRDVLGVSAKPIANTDVLCFGPQDTPLADLPAGVLPPRRIADGVIAGVEDYGNKMGIPTVNGAVLYHEGYLSNPLVFCGCLGILPHDSHTTEPQPGDYIVVIGGRTGRDGLRGATFSSMEMDATTGTVAGSSVQIGNPITEKQVQEVILRARDEGLYSAITDCGAGGLSSAVGEMAKEIGATVQLDDIPLKYPGLQPWEIWLSEAQERMVLAVPPQYWERLQAICATQDVEAVNIGSFVPDGRLKVLDGERVVGDMAMIFLHDGIPTRQLAALWQPATVEEAATPEPTLQETLPALLAHPNIRSKETIVRLYDHEIQGASHIKPFTGPQHDGHNDGAVLVPIGTQDKTRGVVLSNGICPQYTDQDPYAMAFAAVDEAVRNAVAVGADPDQIAILDNFSWGNANLPDRLGSLVRCVQGCHDAAMAYGTPYISGKDSLNNEYTDAAGNRHAIPGTLLISAVGIVPDVHATTTSDFKQAGHAVYVVGQTRTELGGSHYGMVTGRDYAVVPQPVEDALTTMRAMHQAIREGLVAACHDVSEGGLAVALAEMAIGGNVGFTVNLCQAPGAESLSDAAAAFSESIARFVVEVPTGAAAQFEQLFGQNCRQIGETTASATCIYEDTSGESRFTVAELRQSWRGDDPTQTKLDAPAALSKVSAPAVKTTRPRVLILHANGTNRDHDVALACELVGAEPEIVHINQLRQGEKQFSDYAMLVVPGGFSYGDDLGAGRLWSLDLRYDFAEQMDAFVASGKPVIGICNGFQTLVKSGLLPGGEFSGKVTLTYNAREHFECRWVYLEANPNSPNLFTQGIEGLIHCPVAHGEGRVMTDSAATTDALLAANLNALNYVHADGSPAGPSDYPANPNGSIAGIAGLSNAAGNVLGLMPHPENHIFPWQHPQVRRGIDGGLGLSLFINGVQRA; this is encoded by the coding sequence TTGGCACATTTCACTTACCGCATTGAAGTCTTCACGCAGGGTGACCACCTTATACAAGGCGATCACGTCGGTGACGCGGCCCAAGCTGCCAACCGCTTTGTAGAAGCGGCACACCAACTCAATATAGAAAATCTAACGGGCTGTTTTGCAGCCCGTCTTTATTTCCTACATGGGGCATTTACGCCCTCTCAACTGGATGAAATCGCAAGGCTGCTGCTGGCAGATACCGTCACTGAGCAGTACGTCATCAGTCCGATAGAGACGCCCTATGACCTGGGCGACGCCTATACGCATCATATCGAAGTCGCCACGCTGCCGGGTGTGACCAATGCTGTGGCGGATAACCTGGCGCAGCGCGTGCGACAGTTGGGCATTGGCGAGCTCGCCTGGGCCGCTGTCGGAGATCGTTATGCGCTTTCTGGCGAGCTGAAGCAAGATGAACTGCATCAACTGGCGGAAAATCTCTTCGCCAATGTGGTCATTCACCAATACACTATCGACGCGCCGATTGTGCCGCAGGGCATCGCGACCACGGCCAACGATACCGTTGAAACGGTCCCTGTACAGGGTATAGAAGATGAGGGCCTGCTCCAGATCAGTCAGGAGCGACGCCTCGCGCTCGACCTCAACGAGATGCGCGCAATCCGTGACTATTTTGAAGAAGAAAAGCGCGACCCAACCGACCTTGAAATTGAAATGATCGCCCAGACGTGGAGTGAACACTGCGTTCATAAGACCTTCCGCGCCACGATCGACTATGACGGGCCGCAGGGCAAAGAGACGATTCATGGCCTGCTCAAGCAGTACATTCGCGCCGCTACGGAAAAGCTCGATAAGCCCTGGCTGCGTTCCGTCTTCGTTGATAACGCGGGCATTATCCGCTTCGATGACCAGTATGACCTGGCCTTTAAAGTAGAGACGCACAATCGGCCTTCGGCCATTGAGCCATTCGGTGGGGCCAATACTGGCGTAGGTGGCGTTGTGCGCGATGTGCTGGGCGTGAGTGCTAAGCCTATCGCCAATACGGATGTACTCTGCTTCGGCCCACAAGATACCCCCCTGGCTGATTTGCCTGCTGGTGTGCTGCCGCCGCGCCGCATCGCAGATGGCGTCATCGCTGGTGTAGAAGATTACGGCAATAAGATGGGCATCCCCACGGTGAACGGGGCTGTGCTCTATCATGAAGGCTACCTCAGCAATCCGCTGGTATTCTGCGGCTGCCTGGGCATCCTCCCGCATGATTCCCACACGACGGAGCCACAACCGGGCGACTATATCGTCGTCATTGGTGGGCGCACAGGCCGTGATGGCCTGAGAGGGGCTACCTTCAGCAGTATGGAGATGGACGCCACGACAGGTACCGTTGCCGGTAGCAGCGTCCAGATTGGCAACCCCATCACGGAGAAGCAGGTGCAGGAAGTTATCCTGCGTGCCCGCGATGAAGGCCTTTACAGCGCTATCACAGATTGTGGCGCGGGTGGGTTATCTTCCGCGGTGGGCGAGATGGCGAAAGAGATCGGCGCGACGGTGCAGCTCGATGATATTCCGCTGAAGTACCCCGGCTTGCAGCCCTGGGAAATCTGGCTGAGCGAAGCGCAGGAACGCATGGTCTTAGCTGTGCCACCGCAGTACTGGGAACGCCTGCAAGCGATCTGCGCCACACAGGATGTGGAAGCGGTCAATATTGGCAGCTTTGTGCCGGATGGCCGCCTGAAAGTGCTCGATGGCGAGCGCGTCGTCGGGGATATGGCGATGATCTTCTTGCATGATGGCATCCCGACGCGCCAGCTTGCCGCCCTGTGGCAGCCCGCAACGGTCGAAGAAGCGGCGACACCAGAGCCAACTTTGCAGGAAACCCTGCCCGCGCTGCTAGCACATCCCAATATCCGCAGTAAAGAAACGATTGTGCGCCTGTATGACCATGAAATACAGGGCGCGTCACACATTAAGCCCTTCACCGGGCCGCAGCATGATGGTCATAACGATGGCGCGGTGCTGGTGCCGATTGGTACCCAGGATAAGACGCGCGGCGTCGTCCTGAGTAATGGCATCTGCCCGCAATATACGGATCAGGACCCCTACGCGATGGCCTTCGCCGCCGTCGATGAAGCTGTGCGGAATGCGGTCGCTGTGGGTGCAGACCCGGACCAGATCGCTATTTTAGATAATTTCTCGTGGGGCAACGCCAATTTGCCGGATCGGCTGGGTAGTCTGGTGCGCTGCGTCCAGGGTTGCCACGATGCCGCCATGGCTTATGGCACGCCTTATATCAGCGGTAAAGACAGCCTCAATAATGAATACACTGATGCTGCTGGTAACCGCCATGCCATCCCTGGCACGCTGCTTATCTCAGCAGTTGGCATCGTGCCAGATGTTCATGCAACCACGACCAGCGACTTTAAACAGGCAGGCCATGCGGTCTACGTCGTTGGCCAGACGCGCACAGAATTGGGTGGCAGCCATTATGGTATGGTCACCGGGCGCGATTATGCGGTTGTGCCGCAGCCCGTTGAGGATGCGCTAACCACCATGCGAGCCATGCATCAGGCTATCCGCGAAGGCCTGGTTGCTGCCTGCCATGATGTCTCAGAAGGGGGCCTTGCGGTCGCCCTGGCGGAGATGGCTATTGGCGGCAATGTTGGCTTTACGGTGAACTTGTGCCAGGCACCGGGTGCTGAAAGCCTCAGTGATGCCGCCGCCGCATTTTCAGAGAGCATCGCCCGCTTCGTGGTTGAGGTCCCCACAGGGGCCGCGGCGCAATTTGAGCAACTATTCGGCCAGAACTGCCGTCAAATTGGCGAGACGACGGCCAGTGCTACCTGCATCTATGAAGACACCTCTGGCGAGAGCCGCTTTACGGTGGCTGAGTTGCGGCAATCATGGCGTGGCGATGACCCCACCCAGACAAAATTGGATGCCCCCGCAGCGCTCTCTAAGGTGAGTGCACCTGCGGTCAAGACGACCCGTCCCCGCGTGCTGATTTTGCATGCCAATGGCACGAACCGCGATCATGATGTGGCACTGGCTTGTGAACTGGTAGGCGCGGAGCCTGAAATTGTGCATATTAATCAGCTTCGCCAAGGCGAGAAGCAGTTCTCGGATTATGCCATGCTGGTGGTGCCGGGGGGCTTCTCTTATGGCGATGACCTGGGCGCAGGGCGTTTATGGTCGCTGGATTTACGTTATGACTTTGCTGAGCAGATGGATGCTTTCGTCGCATCGGGTAAGCCTGTGATTGGCATCTGCAATGGCTTCCAGACCCTTGTGAAATCCGGCTTGCTGCCGGGGGGTGAATTTAGCGGCAAGGTGACGCTGACGTATAACGCCCGTGAGCACTTCGAGTGTCGCTGGGTCTACCTGGAAGCCAACCCCAACAGCCCTAATCTGTTTACTCAGGGTATCGAAGGCTTGATTCACTGCCCCGTTGCGCATGGTGAGGGGCGCGTCATGACGGATAGCGCCGCGACGACGGATGCCCTGCTGGCTGCGAACCTCAACGCCTTGAATTACGTTCATGCCGATGGCAGCCCTGCTGGCCCTAGCGACTATCCCGCCAACCCGAATGGCTCTATCGCGGGTATCGCGGGTTTGAGCAATGCAGCGGGTAACGTCCTGGGCCTGATGCCCCACCCGGAAAACCACATATTCCCCTGGCAGCACCCACAGGTGCGCCGTGGTATAGACGGTGGCCTGGGCCTGAGCTTGTTTATCAATGGTGTCCAGCGCGCTTAG
- a CDS encoding aldo/keto reductase: MNNRKLGRSEIEVSALGMGCWAIGGPFWDGDLPNGWGDVNDDDSIASIHKALDMGVTLFDTADVYGAGHSEYVLAQALGNRRKDVVIATKFGYTFDEETRHTFEGRSDAAYIRSAVDESLRRLNTDYIDLYQFHINEHPLEGADVVRDTLEDLVQAGKIRAYGWSTDFIEKAAIFNEGAHNSAVQFECNVLDVNREMIAFCEQHNLGGLNRGPLAMGILTGKFTRASTLAEDDVRGPKQTQSDEGYFNYGKPNAKMLAQLEAIREVLRSGGRTLAQGAIAWLWAASEMMLPIPGFKTVAQVEENAGALQYGPLTADQMAEIDRILERDAVLS; this comes from the coding sequence ATGAATAATCGCAAATTAGGACGTTCCGAAATTGAAGTATCTGCACTGGGTATGGGGTGCTGGGCCATTGGCGGGCCATTTTGGGATGGTGATTTGCCCAACGGTTGGGGTGATGTCAACGACGATGATTCTATTGCCAGCATCCATAAAGCGCTGGATATGGGCGTGACGTTGTTCGATACCGCTGATGTGTATGGCGCAGGCCACAGTGAATACGTCCTGGCGCAGGCCTTGGGTAACCGACGCAAAGATGTCGTGATCGCGACCAAGTTCGGCTATACCTTCGATGAAGAGACGCGCCATACATTTGAGGGGCGCAGTGATGCGGCATACATTCGCTCGGCTGTGGATGAATCCCTGCGGCGATTAAACACGGATTACATTGACCTTTACCAGTTCCATATCAATGAGCATCCCCTGGAAGGTGCTGATGTGGTGCGGGATACTCTGGAAGACCTGGTGCAGGCGGGTAAGATCCGCGCTTATGGTTGGAGCACAGATTTCATTGAGAAGGCGGCAATCTTCAATGAAGGTGCGCATAACAGCGCTGTACAGTTTGAATGCAATGTGCTCGACGTCAACCGCGAGATGATCGCTTTCTGTGAGCAGCATAACCTGGGTGGGCTGAATCGCGGCCCCCTGGCGATGGGTATCCTGACGGGTAAATTTACGAGAGCCTCTACCCTGGCGGAGGATGACGTCCGTGGGCCGAAGCAGACCCAGTCGGACGAGGGATATTTCAATTATGGGAAGCCGAACGCCAAAATGCTCGCTCAGTTAGAGGCCATCCGTGAAGTGCTCAGGAGCGGTGGCCGTACGCTGGCACAGGGCGCGATTGCATGGCTCTGGGCCGCTAGCGAGATGATGCTGCCGATCCCTGGTTTTAAGACGGTCGCTCAGGTAGAGGAAAATGCAGGGGCGCTGCAATACGGCCCGCTGACGGCTGACCAGATGGCAGAAATCGACCGCATTTTAGAGCGCGATGCGGTTCTATCCTGA
- a CDS encoding aldo/keto reductase, whose protein sequence is MTMTRRIHKIDQPVSAIGMGCWAIGGPFWLDGKADGWGQVDDEESARAIHKALDMGVNFFDTSDAYGAGHSERVLGRVLADQREQVVIATKFGFIYDEDKKTVGGTNVTPEYARWACEQSLQRLNTDYIDLYQLHCGASPQEAEALFDALDTLVKEGKIRAYGWSTGDVASARLLAERENGVAIQHGLNVLDGTPEILDVCAAYDVMSVTNSPLANGLLSGKYGPGFVFPEDDFRGAGHVWATSFVDGRPRPELLQQLDAIREILTADGRTLVQGALAWVWARSERTIPIPGIRTEKQAAENAAAMQYGPLTATQMAEIERVLQRDKALS, encoded by the coding sequence ATGACGATGACACGTCGCATTCATAAAATCGATCAGCCTGTGAGTGCAATCGGGATGGGCTGTTGGGCGATTGGTGGGCCATTCTGGTTGGATGGCAAAGCAGATGGCTGGGGCCAGGTTGATGATGAAGAATCTGCGCGGGCGATCCACAAAGCGCTGGATATGGGCGTGAATTTCTTCGATACATCGGACGCTTATGGCGCGGGCCACAGCGAACGCGTGCTTGGGCGTGTGTTGGCTGACCAGCGTGAGCAGGTTGTGATCGCGACAAAATTTGGCTTTATCTATGATGAAGACAAAAAGACAGTGGGTGGTACGAACGTCACGCCAGAATATGCGCGCTGGGCTTGTGAACAATCCTTGCAGCGCTTGAATACAGATTATATCGACTTGTATCAACTGCACTGCGGCGCTTCTCCCCAGGAAGCCGAAGCGCTGTTCGATGCGCTGGATACGCTCGTCAAGGAAGGTAAAATCCGCGCGTATGGCTGGAGCACGGGCGATGTTGCCAGTGCGCGGCTGCTGGCTGAACGAGAAAATGGCGTTGCGATACAACATGGCCTGAATGTGTTGGATGGCACGCCGGAAATCCTCGATGTTTGTGCAGCATACGACGTGATGAGCGTGACCAACAGCCCGCTGGCGAATGGCTTGCTCAGCGGCAAGTATGGGCCGGGTTTCGTCTTCCCGGAGGATGACTTCAGAGGGGCGGGGCATGTTTGGGCGACTTCTTTCGTAGATGGGCGTCCCCGTCCAGAATTGTTGCAGCAGCTTGATGCCATCCGCGAGATACTGACCGCTGACGGGCGTACGCTGGTCCAGGGTGCGCTGGCATGGGTTTGGGCACGGAGCGAGCGCACAATCCCGATCCCTGGCATTCGTACGGAAAAGCAAGCTGCGGAGAACGCTGCCGCTATGCAATATGGCCCGCTGACTGCGACGCAAATGGCCGAGATTGAACGTGTTTTGCAGCGAGATAAGGCCCTGAGCTGA
- a CDS encoding MerR family transcriptional regulator: protein MLKIGEFAVLADMSIKTLRYYDDIGLLKPIHVDPETGYRYYAFAQLARAYRLASFKNMGLALNEISDLLDESMTLGPTRRFLKTKRAELDAALRTLQDQIAYLDNKIYEVEIEGRMSSYEVMVKRLEPMKVLVAGGAAPLQKDVGDTIAMLKARIATYHVYPTAPVMAMFLDYLHPPRDIPIEVAQPTDSNVRLQGNDGVAERLLPAMTVAAVIHTGPKDMAPGWVALNQWIHRNDYKIVGPFREIFLHETSDEDPEQYAYELQFPILKK, encoded by the coding sequence GTGCTAAAGATTGGTGAATTCGCAGTGCTAGCGGATATGAGCATCAAGACGCTGCGTTACTACGATGATATTGGTTTGCTCAAGCCTATCCATGTGGACCCTGAAACAGGTTATCGCTATTACGCCTTTGCTCAGTTAGCACGTGCTTATCGCCTGGCGTCTTTCAAGAACATGGGGCTGGCGCTCAACGAAATCAGCGACCTGCTGGATGAATCTATGACACTGGGTCCGACACGGCGCTTCTTGAAGACAAAACGGGCCGAGTTGGACGCTGCCTTGCGTACGCTGCAAGATCAGATCGCCTATCTAGATAACAAGATTTACGAAGTTGAGATTGAAGGGCGCATGTCTTCGTACGAGGTCATGGTCAAGCGGCTGGAACCGATGAAGGTGCTCGTCGCAGGCGGGGCCGCACCACTGCAAAAAGATGTTGGCGATACCATTGCTATGCTGAAAGCGCGCATCGCAACATACCACGTCTACCCCACAGCGCCTGTCATGGCAATGTTCCTTGATTATCTGCACCCGCCGCGGGACATCCCTATTGAGGTGGCCCAACCAACCGATAGCAACGTCCGCTTGCAAGGCAATGATGGTGTCGCAGAACGTCTCTTGCCAGCGATGACTGTCGCCGCTGTGATCCACACCGGGCCAAAAGATATGGCCCCTGGCTGGGTTGCGTTGAATCAATGGATACACCGCAACGACTACAAGATTGTTGGGCCGTTCAGGGAAATTTTCTTACATGAAACGAGTGATGAGGACCCTGAACAGTACGCGTATGAATTGCAATTCCCGATCTTAAAGAAATGA
- a CDS encoding LysM peptidoglycan-binding domain-containing protein — protein MKHLFRRLPFVSLFLLLVAAMPALAQFDCPQLVIESLQAMGDNCTELNRNNACYGYDRVEASFYETQPEGTFTEPADRASLLDMQSLQTYAFDEETQFGVAAMNVQANVPNTLPGQGVIFLLLGDANVSNAVNPQTIVPSIDTIPVPVAVNANLFSEPSEAADIILTAPQGELLPLDGLTPQKTWARTIVNDVVLWVHTADLVQSAALNALPTIGSSQRTPMQSFYFSTGLGTPRCNEADSVIAIQSPQGLKIDMTVNGVDIRVGSMLTLQSLDENSLLLTVHRGQVQTTSGQLIHANESIMAELGVGGNIVRWDTPQAITEEAYEQGTRVQEALNVLARANDWREYDVAPLAPPEPTATPTDMATMTPAPGITPPAPQGDVYHIVAPGENLYRIALYYEASMPAIVEANQLPDPTSISVGQRLLIPNAGSGFVSIDLPTPTATTADGGATASCSNFALIYPTTDVSVGDTLYQWTAVPGATRYEVVFYNYEGILAQTYPAQEPQIYLNTGRIPTGSELYWEVRAYANDTYLCVTPRSGKITRYEDQ, from the coding sequence GTGAAGCATTTATTCCGGCGATTGCCTTTTGTGAGCCTTTTTTTACTCCTCGTTGCTGCGATGCCCGCCCTGGCTCAGTTCGATTGCCCGCAGCTCGTCATAGAGTCCTTGCAGGCGATGGGAGATAACTGTACAGAACTCAATCGTAACAATGCCTGTTATGGCTATGATCGCGTTGAGGCATCATTTTATGAGACGCAGCCTGAGGGCACTTTTACAGAGCCAGCCGACCGAGCCAGTTTGCTGGATATGCAGAGCCTGCAAACGTACGCCTTCGACGAGGAAACGCAATTTGGCGTAGCCGCCATGAACGTGCAGGCCAACGTCCCCAACACGTTGCCCGGGCAAGGTGTCATTTTCCTGCTATTGGGCGATGCGAACGTGTCCAATGCTGTTAATCCGCAGACGATCGTCCCTTCGATTGATACGATCCCGGTCCCGGTTGCGGTCAATGCGAACCTGTTTAGTGAACCCTCGGAGGCGGCAGATATTATATTAACGGCTCCACAAGGTGAACTGCTGCCGCTTGATGGCCTGACGCCGCAAAAGACATGGGCGCGCACGATTGTGAATGATGTCGTCCTGTGGGTGCACACGGCTGATCTGGTACAGAGCGCGGCACTGAATGCGCTGCCGACCATCGGCAGCAGCCAGCGCACACCCATGCAATCGTTCTATTTCAGTACCGGCTTGGGTACACCGCGTTGCAATGAAGCCGATTCTGTCATCGCTATCCAAAGCCCGCAGGGCCTCAAGATTGATATGACCGTCAATGGTGTGGATATTCGCGTTGGGTCTATGCTGACGCTGCAATCTCTGGACGAGAATAGTCTCCTGCTGACGGTACATCGTGGGCAGGTACAGACGACATCCGGCCAGCTCATCCATGCCAATGAAAGCATCATGGCGGAACTGGGCGTCGGGGGGAATATCGTCCGCTGGGATACGCCGCAGGCCATCACAGAAGAAGCCTATGAACAGGGTACACGCGTTCAGGAAGCGCTCAACGTTCTGGCACGCGCTAATGATTGGCGAGAATATGACGTTGCGCCGCTCGCGCCACCGGAGCCAACCGCAACACCCACCGATATGGCGACCATGACGCCAGCACCGGGCATCACGCCACCAGCGCCGCAGGGCGATGTGTATCATATTGTGGCCCCTGGCGAGAACCTGTATCGTATCGCGCTCTATTATGAAGCCAGCATGCCCGCGATTGTCGAAGCCAACCAGCTACCCGACCCGACGAGTATCAGTGTGGGGCAGCGCTTGCTGATCCCGAATGCAGGCAGCGGCTTTGTGTCGATTGACCTGCCGACGCCTACAGCGACAACAGCCGATGGCGGGGCAACAGCGAGTTGCAGCAACTTCGCGCTCATCTACCCGACGACAGACGTCTCTGTAGGAGATACGCTCTATCAGTGGACAGCCGTACCGGGCGCAACACGCTATGAAGTTGTCTTCTATAATTATGAAGGCATCCTCGCCCAGACTTACCCGGCACAGGAACCGCAGATCTACCTGAATACAGGCCGCATTCCGACAGGGTCCGAGTTGTACTGGGAAGTGCGCGCTTATGCCAATGATACGTATCTATGTGTGACGCCGCGCTCCGGCAAAATCACTCGTTACGAAGACCAGTAA
- a CDS encoding YwqG family protein, with translation MTVQEKGSVMFQDIDAIRARVRESGLGHIEDQIVQLAKPAIHMTRTPTPDDNMAVGASKLGGLPDLPQGFSWPYRGEKPLTFIGQFNLAEIAPYDIEAILPKRGLLSFFFEADEVPWGEYDQRDGWHISYIEDANIGLVRTAHPVHQGAWGQIKPLPAHSLTFAQKWSLPLGDGPWEAAYDPQNSPMQYESYWDMWALAYPEPHHHLLGYPFPVQGNVIRECVVQSGQIKLGSQTQPQSYRDEQKAYISDQMQQWQFLFEIDSDASLDVMWGDMGTLYICIPRASLEARQFEDCWTIMQCA, from the coding sequence ATGACCGTTCAAGAAAAGGGTAGCGTGATGTTCCAGGATATTGATGCCATTCGTGCCCGTGTACGGGAATCCGGCCTGGGGCACATCGAAGACCAGATCGTCCAACTGGCAAAACCTGCTATCCACATGACACGCACCCCTACCCCTGATGACAATATGGCTGTGGGGGCTTCTAAATTAGGCGGCTTGCCAGATTTACCGCAGGGTTTTTCATGGCCTTATAGGGGTGAGAAGCCGCTGACCTTCATCGGGCAGTTTAACTTAGCGGAAATAGCCCCTTATGACATAGAAGCTATTCTACCGAAGCGGGGCCTGTTGTCCTTCTTCTTTGAGGCGGATGAAGTCCCCTGGGGCGAGTATGACCAGCGAGATGGCTGGCATATCAGTTATATCGAGGATGCCAATATAGGTCTGGTTCGTACGGCTCATCCTGTGCATCAGGGCGCGTGGGGCCAGATCAAGCCGCTGCCTGCTCACAGCCTGACGTTTGCCCAAAAATGGAGCTTGCCCCTGGGGGATGGCCCCTGGGAAGCAGCCTATGACCCGCAAAATTCCCCCATGCAATATGAATCCTATTGGGATATGTGGGCGTTAGCCTATCCTGAGCCGCATCATCACTTGCTGGGGTATCCCTTCCCCGTACAGGGCAACGTCATCCGCGAATGTGTCGTTCAATCCGGGCAGATCAAACTCGGCAGCCAGACGCAGCCCCAAAGTTATCGTGATGAACAGAAGGCATATATCAGCGACCAGATGCAACAGTGGCAGTTCCTCTTTGAGATTGACAGCGATGCCAGCCTGGATGTGATGTGGGGCGATATGGGAACGTTGTATATCTGCATCCCCAGGGCAAGCCTTGAGGCTCGCCAGTTTGAAGATTGTTGGACGATTATGCAGTGCGCCTAG